Proteins encoded within one genomic window of Thiothrix litoralis:
- a CDS encoding helicase HerA-like domain-containing protein has protein sequence MSEQSGILIGKGETQVFLNPRFANRHGLIAGATGTGKTISLQVLAEGLSRIGVPVFLADIKGDLTGIAVPGTPNPKVDERVAKIGIEDFRFEGHPTVIWDLSGERGHPVRATISDMGPLLLASLLDLNDTQEGVLNIAFKVADDQGMLLLDLKDLRAMLQHLGENSKALSNSYGNVSSASIGAIQRQLLILEQQGADQFFGEPALDLWDFMRTGANGYGNINILAADRLINTPRLYATFLLWLLSELFENLPEVGDMDKPRLVFFFDEAHLLFNGAPKALVDKVEQVVKLIRSKGVGIYFITQTPLDVPESVLGQLGNRIQHALRAFTPRDQKAVRTAAETFRQNPNINTAETIMQMGVGEALVSVLDDKGIPGIVQHTIISPPHSRIGPLTDTERADLLRTSPFAGRYDTMIDRESAYELLQKRAETAAAETAEQEAQMAAQKATRTSNSRAPREPESLFGSLGETFVKNAVKAATSSAGRRIGTQIVRGILGSLFKGR, from the coding sequence ATGTCAGAACAGAGCGGAATCCTGATCGGCAAAGGCGAAACGCAGGTTTTCTTGAACCCGCGTTTTGCCAACCGTCACGGCCTTATCGCAGGCGCTACGGGCACAGGCAAAACCATTTCCCTGCAAGTATTGGCGGAAGGTTTATCGCGTATCGGCGTACCCGTATTCTTGGCTGACATTAAAGGCGACCTTACTGGCATTGCTGTTCCCGGCACACCCAACCCCAAAGTCGATGAGCGTGTGGCCAAAATCGGCATTGAAGATTTCCGTTTTGAAGGCCATCCCACCGTCATTTGGGATTTATCCGGGGAACGTGGGCATCCAGTGCGTGCCACGATTTCCGATATGGGGCCTTTGCTACTGGCAAGCTTGCTCGACCTCAACGACACCCAAGAAGGCGTCTTGAACATTGCCTTCAAAGTGGCTGATGACCAAGGCATGTTGCTGCTGGACCTGAAAGACTTACGTGCCATGTTGCAACACCTCGGTGAAAACAGCAAAGCCCTGAGTAACAGCTATGGCAACGTCAGCTCCGCCTCCATCGGCGCGATTCAGCGCCAGCTACTGATACTGGAACAGCAAGGTGCCGATCAGTTTTTCGGCGAGCCAGCACTGGATTTGTGGGACTTCATGCGCACCGGAGCCAACGGCTACGGCAATATCAACATTCTCGCCGCAGACCGTCTGATCAACACGCCGCGCCTGTACGCCACGTTCCTGTTGTGGTTGCTCTCAGAACTGTTTGAAAACCTACCTGAAGTCGGCGACATGGATAAGCCACGTTTGGTATTCTTCTTCGACGAAGCCCATCTGCTGTTCAACGGTGCACCCAAGGCACTGGTGGATAAAGTCGAGCAAGTCGTCAAACTGATCCGCTCCAAAGGCGTGGGCATTTACTTCATTACCCAAACTCCGTTGGATGTGCCCGAATCCGTACTAGGACAACTCGGCAACCGCATCCAGCACGCCCTACGGGCCTTCACCCCTCGCGACCAGAAAGCGGTGCGCACCGCTGCCGAAACCTTCCGCCAAAATCCCAACATCAACACTGCTGAAACCATCATGCAAATGGGGGTTGGTGAAGCACTGGTTTCCGTGCTGGATGACAAGGGTATTCCGGGCATCGTGCAACACACTATTATCAGCCCGCCACACTCGCGCATTGGCCCGCTCACCGATACCGAGCGTGCTGATCTCCTGCGCACCAGCCCCTTTGCAGGCCGCTACGACACCATGATAGACCGCGAATCGGCTTACGAACTCCTGCAAAAACGTGCCGAAACGGCAGCGGCAGAAACGGCCGAACAGGAAGCCCAGATGGCAGCTCAAAAAGCCACACGCACCAGCAACAGCCGTGCTCCCCGTGAACCTGAGAGTCTATTCGGTAGTCTTGGTGAAACCTTCGTGAAGAACGCGGTAAAAGCAGCCACATCCAGTGCCGGACGACGCATTGGTACACAAATCGTGCGCGGTATTCTTGGCTCCCTATTCAAAGGACGCTAA
- a CDS encoding peptidoglycan-binding domain-containing protein, with amino-acid sequence MKSIYFYNILLAMTLPAGLSFAAETGKTDAICASQVLLPALFRPSAENVTVYEPSTRYSTIPVQMGYGERKVKVADAYVIYETIPATFGEVTESIEVARERVEITTLPATYRTETKRVKVKDATQRWNPVCPAVVASEQSIPAHCLINVPAVYTDVTREVIDVPARTIKKVIPARTETITRKVVLQPAQVIRREIPAKYRMVKLAKVEQGAKVSTTQQPARVQAILSQQTLRSERIVQRPALCEPTVSPSTILRLQQHLQQGGYYQGTPDGILGPKTRAALTRFQEDHQLASGAITVETLQKLQLQ; translated from the coding sequence ATGAAAAGTATCTATTTTTACAACATTTTATTGGCGATGACTCTACCAGCCGGGCTGAGTTTCGCCGCTGAAACCGGCAAAACCGACGCCATCTGCGCGTCGCAAGTCTTGCTGCCTGCGCTATTCCGCCCCAGCGCAGAAAATGTCACAGTATACGAACCCAGTACTCGCTATAGCACCATTCCCGTACAAATGGGCTACGGCGAACGCAAAGTGAAAGTGGCAGATGCTTACGTCATTTACGAAACCATTCCTGCCACTTTTGGCGAAGTCACCGAAAGCATCGAAGTGGCACGCGAACGGGTGGAAATCACCACCCTGCCCGCCACCTACCGCACCGAAACCAAGCGCGTCAAAGTCAAGGATGCCACTCAGCGCTGGAACCCGGTATGCCCAGCAGTTGTCGCAAGTGAGCAAAGCATTCCGGCACATTGCCTGATCAACGTACCGGCGGTATACACCGACGTCACCCGCGAAGTCATTGATGTCCCCGCCCGCACCATCAAAAAAGTCATTCCCGCCCGCACCGAAACCATCACCCGCAAGGTCGTACTACAACCCGCCCAAGTGATCCGCCGTGAAATTCCTGCCAAATACCGCATGGTAAAACTGGCAAAGGTGGAACAAGGCGCCAAAGTCAGCACCACCCAGCAGCCCGCACGGGTTCAAGCCATCCTCTCACAGCAAACTTTGCGATCGGAACGGATTGTGCAACGCCCTGCACTGTGTGAACCCACGGTTAGCCCGAGCACCATCCTGAGGCTACAACAACATTTGCAACAAGGTGGCTATTACCAAGGCACGCCCGATGGCATTCTTGGCCCCAAAACCCGTGCCGCCTTGACCCGCTTCCAGGAAGACCATCAGCTTGCCAGCGGTGCCATCACGGTGGAGACCCTGCAAAAATTACAGCTCCAATAG
- the dksA gene encoding RNA polymerase-binding protein DksA: MATDNISYLRRKAALPVDGIEPYIPEAGEEYMNEKQLAHFRNILIAWKKSLMEEVDRTVDHMKEDATNFSDPADRATQEEEFALELRARDRERKLIRKIEKTIARVDDDDYGFCDACGVEIGLQRLEVRPTAELCIDCKTTQEIKERQMAV; the protein is encoded by the coding sequence ATGGCAACCGACAATATAAGCTACCTAAGAAGAAAAGCAGCCCTACCTGTTGATGGCATCGAGCCATACATCCCCGAAGCAGGCGAAGAGTACATGAACGAAAAGCAGCTCGCGCATTTTCGTAACATTCTCATCGCCTGGAAAAAATCCCTGATGGAAGAAGTGGATCGTACCGTCGACCACATGAAAGAAGACGCCACCAACTTTTCAGACCCAGCCGACCGTGCTACCCAGGAAGAGGAATTCGCCCTCGAACTGCGTGCCCGCGACCGTGAACGCAAACTTATCCGCAAGATCGAAAAAACTATCGCCCGCGTGGATGATGATGATTACGGTTTCTGCGATGCTTGCGGTGTTGAAATCGGTTTGCAACGTCTGGAAGTTCGCCCCACCGCTGAACTCTGCATCGACTGCAAAACCACCCAGGAAATCAAGGAACGGCAAATGGCCGTCTGA
- the prmA gene encoding 50S ribosomal protein L11 methyltransferase yields the protein MSWQQLVCQTTSQHQEAVVEAMEAVDAVSITWQDAEDDPILEPRPGEMRLWNNLVVTALYEEDTDLSALLLLLETRKADWQIASVMQETVEDQPWERAWMDSFHPMCFGKHLWIYPSWCETPDDDSVKLLLDPGLAFGTGTHPTTALCLEWLDGQDVAGQQVLDYGCGSGVLAIAALKLGAKHAECTDIDPQALQATLDNAERNSIPAAQFHTCYPEDLPKQTWDVVMANILAGPLVELAPVLLAALRPGGKLVLSGILAEQAAAIETAYQPALTDFSITQKDDWIRVTGIRHLSSR from the coding sequence ATGAGCTGGCAACAACTGGTCTGTCAGACCACCTCACAACATCAGGAAGCTGTGGTTGAAGCGATGGAAGCTGTTGATGCAGTGTCCATCACTTGGCAGGATGCCGAAGACGACCCGATTCTAGAACCACGCCCCGGCGAAATGCGCCTGTGGAACAATCTGGTCGTCACGGCGCTGTACGAGGAAGACACCGACCTCAGTGCCCTGCTGTTATTGCTGGAAACCCGCAAAGCCGACTGGCAAATTGCCTCGGTCATGCAGGAAACGGTGGAAGATCAGCCGTGGGAACGGGCGTGGATGGACAGCTTCCACCCCATGTGCTTTGGTAAACATCTGTGGATTTACCCAAGTTGGTGTGAAACACCGGATGATGACAGCGTAAAACTGTTGCTCGACCCCGGTCTGGCCTTTGGCACAGGCACGCACCCCACCACTGCCCTGTGCCTCGAATGGCTGGATGGGCAGGACGTGGCAGGCCAGCAAGTGTTGGATTACGGTTGTGGTTCCGGGGTGTTAGCCATCGCAGCCCTCAAACTCGGGGCAAAACACGCCGAATGCACCGACATTGACCCGCAAGCCCTGCAAGCAACCTTGGACAATGCCGAGCGCAACAGCATTCCCGCCGCACAATTTCACACCTGTTACCCGGAAGATTTACCCAAGCAAACGTGGGATGTGGTCATGGCAAACATTCTGGCAGGCCCACTGGTGGAACTTGCGCCTGTGCTGCTGGCAGCATTACGCCCCGGCGGCAAGCTGGTATTATCCGGCATTCTCGCCGAACAAGCCGCCGCCATTGAAACAGCTTACCAGCCCGCATTAACTGACTTCAGTATTACCCAAAAAGATGACTGGATCAGGGTCACCGGTATTCGCCACTTATCCAGCCGTTAA
- the accB gene encoding acetyl-CoA carboxylase biotin carboxyl carrier protein produces MMDVRKIQKLISLLEGSDVAEIEIKEGEDSVRISRVNSGMTLSAAPQQYYAPQPQATLSAAAPAAAEPVAPAAPSGHVVESPMVGTFYRASSPTAKSFVEVGHSVKVGDTLCIIEAMKMLNQIQSDASGIVKAILVDNEQPVEFGQPLFIIE; encoded by the coding sequence ATGATGGACGTTCGTAAAATACAAAAATTGATCAGTCTGCTGGAAGGCAGCGATGTCGCTGAAATCGAAATCAAGGAAGGTGAAGACTCGGTTCGCATCAGCCGCGTCAACTCAGGCATGACACTGTCAGCCGCACCACAGCAATACTACGCCCCCCAGCCACAGGCAACATTATCAGCCGCTGCACCGGCGGCTGCTGAGCCAGTCGCCCCTGCTGCCCCTTCAGGCCACGTTGTCGAATCACCTATGGTCGGCACTTTCTACCGCGCCTCCTCACCCACCGCCAAATCGTTTGTCGAAGTCGGGCACAGCGTCAAGGTAGGCGATACCCTGTGTATCATCGAAGCCATGAAAATGCTCAACCAGATCCAATCCGATGCATCCGGCATCGTGAAAGCCATTCTGGTCGACAATGAACAGCCTGTCGAATTCGGACAACCGCTGTTCATTATTGAATAA
- the gluQRS gene encoding tRNA glutamyl-Q(34) synthetase GluQRS: MRIIGRFAPSPTGPLHFGSLVAATASYLAARQAGGNWLLRIEDLDKPREQPGATDAIIQTLSDYGFAWDGDILYQSQRLDAYHAALASLHEHTYPCTCSRKAFGSIYPGTCRQRPHTPLHQQHSIRVRTHNDPICFTDAIQGKYCQRLESEVGDFVILRADGWFAYQLAVVVDDAFQGINQVVRGADLLDNTPRQILLQQLLGFPQPNYAHVPLVLNEHGQKLSKQNLAPALGTSGRLQTLVSALRFLGQTCPDANEFTTLTSLWDWAIAHWDISNIRQSQA; this comes from the coding sequence TTGCGGATAATTGGCAGATTTGCCCCCTCCCCCACCGGGCCATTGCATTTTGGCTCGCTGGTTGCCGCCACCGCCAGTTATCTGGCGGCTCGGCAGGCAGGCGGAAACTGGCTGTTGCGCATCGAAGACCTCGACAAGCCACGCGAACAACCCGGTGCAACTGACGCTATCATTCAGACCCTGAGCGATTACGGCTTTGCATGGGATGGTGACATCCTCTACCAAAGCCAACGCCTTGACGCCTACCACGCTGCACTCGCCAGCCTCCACGAGCACACTTACCCCTGCACCTGTTCCCGTAAAGCCTTCGGCTCCATCTACCCCGGCACTTGCCGCCAACGCCCCCACACCCCACTACACCAGCAACACTCCATCCGCGTGCGTACCCACAATGACCCCATCTGTTTTACAGACGCCATTCAAGGGAAATATTGCCAGCGTCTGGAAAGCGAAGTCGGGGATTTTGTCATCCTGCGGGCGGATGGCTGGTTTGCTTACCAATTAGCAGTAGTCGTGGACGACGCTTTTCAAGGTATCAATCAGGTCGTGCGTGGTGCTGACTTGTTAGACAACACCCCCCGGCAAATCTTGCTACAGCAATTGCTTGGCTTCCCACAGCCTAATTACGCGCATGTACCACTAGTATTGAACGAACACGGACAAAAGCTCAGCAAACAAAACCTTGCCCCGGCACTTGGCACATCCGGGCGTTTACAAACGCTGGTATCTGCATTACGCTTTTTGGGGCAAACTTGCCCGGATGCTAATGAGTTCACCACACTCACCAGCCTTTGGGATTGGGCAATTGCCCATTGGGACATTAGCAACATCCGTCAGTCACAGGCATAA
- the aroQ gene encoding type II 3-dehydroquinate dehydratase, translating into MASILLLNGPNLNLLGKREPGHYGNMTLADIEERLTTLASQQHQTLDCYQNNSEGALVDRIHQALVEQVDFILINPGAYTHTSIALRDALLGVAIPFIEIHLSNVHRREPFRHHSYLSDIAEGVILGLGTLGYELALYAAIQKLNKHDRALTHDGRS; encoded by the coding sequence ATGGCAAGCATTCTTTTGCTCAATGGACCCAACCTGAACTTGCTAGGCAAGCGCGAACCGGGTCATTACGGCAACATGACATTGGCTGATATTGAAGAACGTCTAACAACGTTAGCAAGTCAGCAACACCAAACATTAGATTGCTACCAAAACAACTCGGAAGGCGCATTAGTTGATCGAATCCACCAGGCGCTCGTTGAGCAGGTGGACTTCATTCTGATCAACCCCGGCGCTTATACCCATACCAGCATCGCCTTGCGAGATGCCTTACTCGGTGTTGCCATACCGTTTATCGAAATACACCTGTCCAATGTGCACCGCCGGGAACCTTTCCGCCATCACTCCTATCTTTCCGATATAGCGGAAGGCGTTATCCTTGGGCTTGGCACATTGGGCTATGAACTCGCACTGTATGCCGCCATACAGAAACTCAATAAACACGACAGGGCATTAACCCATGATGGACGTTCGTAA
- the holA gene encoding DNA polymerase III subunit delta, with amino-acid sequence MQVRAEQIEEHLRHPLAPVYLISGDEPLQVMETADAIRKAAALKGFSERDVFTVDAQFDWGALYDAAGALSLFSDKKLLDVRMPTCKAGQSGTKALQHYLDYLPPDKILLIQSGRLDKACKNAAWVKKVEQAGVVVQVWDLSPAQTLAWIARRMKQAGLQPDTEAVRYLTERVEGNLLAAVQEIGKLVLLYGNRPLTAANIMAVVADNSRFSVFDLAEAILSQDARRIRHIMLVLQEEDTATPLLVWALADLLRQLYMGCENVRNNASNQALLMRMPKTRQNLFLTALRRMAAADWNHLFDLATRLDQHSKGVGQDVSRHPQRLWDEMLELALLLGGRALAV; translated from the coding sequence ATGCAAGTCCGCGCTGAACAGATTGAAGAACACCTTCGCCATCCGCTCGCTCCGGTTTACCTGATCAGCGGTGATGAACCGTTACAAGTAATGGAAACGGCTGATGCCATCCGTAAAGCGGCGGCGCTGAAGGGGTTCAGTGAGCGCGATGTGTTTACGGTGGATGCCCAGTTTGACTGGGGGGCGTTGTATGACGCTGCCGGAGCGCTGTCGCTGTTTTCTGACAAAAAACTGCTGGATGTGCGGATGCCGACCTGTAAAGCGGGGCAATCCGGCACTAAGGCATTGCAGCATTACCTCGATTACCTGCCGCCGGACAAGATTTTGCTGATCCAAAGCGGTCGGCTCGACAAGGCGTGCAAAAATGCCGCGTGGGTGAAAAAGGTCGAACAAGCCGGGGTGGTGGTACAGGTGTGGGATTTATCCCCGGCGCAAACGCTGGCGTGGATTGCGCGGCGCATGAAACAGGCCGGTTTGCAGCCGGATACTGAAGCGGTGCGTTACTTGACCGAGCGGGTGGAAGGGAATTTGCTGGCAGCGGTACAGGAAATCGGCAAGTTGGTGTTGCTGTATGGCAATCGCCCACTGACGGCAGCAAATATCATGGCGGTGGTGGCGGATAATTCACGCTTCAGTGTGTTTGATCTTGCCGAGGCTATCTTGTCGCAGGATGCCCGCCGCATCCGCCACATTATGTTGGTATTGCAGGAAGAGGATACCGCGACACCGTTACTGGTATGGGCGCTGGCTGACTTGCTACGCCAGCTTTACATGGGCTGTGAAAATGTGCGCAATAATGCCTCCAATCAGGCGCTGTTGATGCGGATGCCGAAAACCCGCCAGAACCTGTTCCTGACAGCTTTGCGGCGTATGGCGGCAGCGGACTGGAACCATTTATTCGATCTGGCAACACGCTTGGATCAGCACAGCAAAGGGGTAGGGCAGGATGTTTCCCGCCACCCGCAACGCTTGTGGGATGAGATGCTGGAATTGGCGTTGTTGCTGGGTGGGCGGGCGTTAGCGGTTTAG
- a CDS encoding RNA-guided endonuclease InsQ/TnpB family protein: MNAETTILKTLKVRIKDKHAPVLRQWAFECNQIWNEANATTADYSYVPVPGVGWIRNHFTAFDLAKSQAVFKKARGFTIHSQTVQEVTEAHAKARRQFKTDKLRWRVSGRSRRSLGWIPFKLGAATWKNGQVRYNKHFFKVWDSYSLSQYAFRSGSFTEDSRGRWYFNVVVQVPVVEVSGRGEVGIDLGLKDTATCSNGDKLESKQFYRNAEEQLAVAQRANKKQRVKAIHAKVKNRRADHLHKFTTKLVRENALIVVGNVSSKALVKTNMAKSVLDAGWSMLKTQLDAKSKAMQGVFLDVNEAYSTQVCSCCGSISVNSPKGRAGLGIREWTCVDCGTLHDRDVNAARNILAAGHCRLAGGILVL, from the coding sequence ATGAATGCAGAAACCACCATCTTGAAAACACTCAAAGTCCGCATCAAGGACAAACACGCCCCAGTGCTTCGGCAGTGGGCGTTCGAGTGTAACCAAATTTGGAATGAAGCCAATGCGACTACCGCAGACTACAGCTACGTTCCAGTTCCCGGTGTTGGCTGGATTCGTAACCACTTCACGGCATTCGACCTTGCCAAAAGCCAAGCAGTTTTCAAGAAGGCACGCGGTTTCACCATTCACTCGCAGACGGTGCAGGAAGTCACTGAGGCACATGCGAAAGCCCGAAGGCAGTTCAAGACGGACAAGCTACGCTGGCGTGTATCAGGTCGGAGTCGTCGCTCGTTGGGCTGGATACCGTTCAAGTTGGGTGCTGCTACTTGGAAGAATGGACAAGTCCGCTACAACAAGCACTTTTTCAAAGTGTGGGATAGCTACAGCCTGTCGCAATATGCTTTTCGCTCAGGCTCGTTTACTGAGGATTCCCGTGGACGTTGGTACTTCAATGTCGTGGTGCAAGTGCCCGTCGTTGAAGTATCAGGACGCGGTGAAGTGGGTATTGACCTTGGCCTGAAAGACACCGCCACTTGCAGTAATGGTGACAAGCTGGAGTCAAAGCAATTCTACCGCAACGCTGAAGAGCAACTGGCGGTAGCCCAACGCGCCAACAAAAAGCAGCGCGTCAAGGCTATCCACGCCAAGGTTAAAAACCGCAGGGCTGACCACCTGCACAAGTTCACCACCAAGCTGGTGCGTGAAAACGCATTGATCGTTGTCGGCAACGTCAGCAGCAAGGCGCTCGTCAAAACCAATATGGCTAAGTCTGTATTGGATGCCGGGTGGTCAATGCTGAAAACACAACTTGATGCAAAATCGAAAGCGATGCAAGGCGTGTTTCTCGACGTCAACGAAGCGTACAGTACCCAAGTCTGTTCGTGTTGCGGAAGCATTTCTGTCAACAGTCCGAAAGGTAGAGCAGGACTTGGAATAAGGGAATGGACGTGTGTCGACTGTGGCACACTGCACGACAGAGATGTCAATGCAGCACGGAATATTCTCGCGGCAGGACATTGCCGTCTCGCTGGAGGAATCCTCGTCCTTTAG
- a CDS encoding HEAT repeat domain-containing protein: MATNHWRTFPRWMLEEHETDIRLNAQLSTGRAAEVTAQLQHDPALMPVLLKLLGDPNTALSTRIGIGVVMEDLAGSDLLQQHVATLGKLSQHPDVNIRADACHYLGLSAAQTAIPFLQTCLQDRDLEVQEVATDALKTLDV, translated from the coding sequence ATGGCAACGAATCATTGGCGCACCTTCCCCCGCTGGATGCTGGAAGAACATGAAACCGACATCCGCCTCAACGCCCAACTGTCCACCGGACGTGCCGCAGAAGTCACCGCCCAACTTCAACACGACCCAGCGCTAATGCCAGTACTGCTAAAGCTATTGGGAGACCCCAACACCGCCCTCAGCACCCGTATCGGCATCGGTGTTGTCATGGAAGACCTTGCTGGTTCCGACCTGCTGCAACAACACGTCGCCACCCTCGGCAAACTCAGCCAGCACCCGGATGTCAACATCCGTGCAGACGCGTGCCACTACCTGGGTTTAAGCGCTGCCCAAACAGCCATCCCCTTCCTACAAACCTGCCTACAAGACCGCGACCTAGAAGTCCAAGAAGTAGCCACCGATGCCCTAAAAACACTGGATGTTTAA
- a CDS encoding zinc-ribbon and DUF3426 domain-containing protein has protein sequence MYTQCNHCNAIFRVTMKELTAAQGLLRCGECDNIFDAMKNLSQTLPEERRFAKLSTVIPAEIEEPIPIRPARPLEKLLKRFLNIKSWHSRYFLIIGVSALVLLLILQVLYISRNWLAQQPMTSALTQQLCALMNCDVTIPRDVRAISLLSRNIYSHPNAPKVLTISASIQNNAAFPQPYPLIEISFLDKNNKVLALRRFPPEEYMHNFTEKLMPIGVPDELILNITDPGEDAIRFQFRFM, from the coding sequence ATGTATACACAGTGCAACCACTGCAACGCGATTTTTCGCGTCACAATGAAAGAGTTGACAGCTGCACAGGGCTTACTGCGCTGCGGCGAGTGCGACAATATTTTTGACGCCATGAAGAACCTGAGCCAAACACTGCCGGAAGAGCGCCGCTTTGCCAAACTCAGCACAGTCATACCGGCGGAAATAGAAGAACCCATTCCCATCAGGCCAGCCCGACCACTAGAAAAACTGCTCAAGCGCTTCTTAAACATCAAATCGTGGCATTCACGGTATTTTCTGATAATCGGGGTAAGCGCCCTAGTACTGCTGTTGATATTGCAAGTGTTATACATAAGTCGTAACTGGTTGGCGCAACAGCCGATGACCTCAGCACTCACCCAGCAGCTTTGCGCCCTGATGAACTGCGATGTCACCATTCCCCGTGATGTGCGTGCAATCAGCCTGTTAAGCCGTAACATTTATTCACACCCCAACGCTCCCAAGGTATTAACCATCAGCGCATCCATCCAGAATAACGCCGCCTTCCCGCAACCTTATCCCTTGATTGAAATCAGCTTTCTGGACAAGAACAACAAGGTACTGGCCTTACGCCGCTTCCCACCAGAGGAATATATGCATAATTTCACCGAAAAACTGATGCCCATCGGCGTTCCTGACGAACTCATTTTGAACATTACCGACCCTGGGGAAGACGCCATCAGATTTCAGTTTCGCTTTATGTAA
- the accC gene encoding acetyl-CoA carboxylase biotin carboxylase subunit, which yields MLKKVLIANRGEIALRILRGCRELGIKTVAVHSTADRDLKHVRLADESVCIGPPRSTDSYLNIPAIISAAEVTGADAIHPGYGFLSENADFAERVESSGFIFIGPRADTIRLMGDKISAKDAMIAAGVPCVPGSEGGTPEDPEEILKMGKRIGYPLIVKATGGGGGRGMRVVHSADELVAAVTLTRAEAKAAFGNDVVFMEKFLQHPRHIELQVLADSHGNAIHLCERDCSMQRRNQKVVEEAPAPFITEEQRARIGNRVAEACRKIGYRGAGTFEFLYEDGEFYFIEMNTRLQVEHPVTELITGVDLVKQQLLIASGEVLALRQEDIKVNGHAIECRINAEDPQTFAPSPGKITRYHVPGGLGVRVDSHIYADYSVPPYYDSMIGKLIVHGQDRETAINRMHGALSEMVIEGIKTNIPLQTRIMEDSTFRAGGADIHYLEKMLGMK from the coding sequence ATGTTGAAAAAAGTACTGATCGCAAACCGGGGCGAAATTGCCCTGCGCATTTTGCGTGGCTGCCGTGAACTCGGCATCAAAACCGTTGCGGTGCATTCCACGGCTGACCGCGACCTGAAGCACGTGCGGCTGGCAGATGAGTCGGTGTGTATCGGCCCACCACGTTCCACCGATAGCTACCTGAATATCCCCGCGATTATCAGTGCGGCAGAAGTTACTGGTGCGGATGCCATCCACCCCGGCTATGGCTTTTTGTCAGAAAATGCTGATTTCGCCGAACGGGTTGAATCCAGCGGTTTCATCTTTATTGGCCCCCGTGCCGACACCATCCGCTTGATGGGTGACAAGATTTCCGCCAAAGATGCGATGATTGCAGCGGGCGTACCCTGCGTTCCCGGCTCAGAAGGCGGCACGCCAGAAGACCCCGAAGAAATCCTCAAAATGGGCAAGCGCATCGGCTACCCACTGATCGTCAAAGCCACGGGCGGTGGTGGCGGGCGCGGTATGCGCGTCGTGCACTCAGCCGACGAACTGGTCGCTGCTGTTACCTTGACCCGCGCCGAAGCCAAGGCAGCTTTCGGTAATGACGTCGTGTTCATGGAAAAATTCCTCCAACACCCACGTCATATCGAATTGCAGGTATTAGCCGACTCCCACGGCAACGCCATCCACCTGTGTGAACGCGACTGCTCCATGCAGCGCCGCAACCAGAAAGTCGTGGAAGAAGCCCCCGCGCCCTTCATTACCGAAGAGCAACGCGCCCGCATTGGCAACCGTGTTGCCGAAGCCTGCCGCAAAATCGGCTACCGTGGTGCTGGTACGTTTGAATTCCTCTATGAAGATGGCGAATTCTATTTCATCGAAATGAATACCCGTTTGCAAGTCGAACACCCGGTCACCGAACTGATTACCGGTGTCGATCTGGTCAAACAGCAATTGCTGATTGCCTCTGGTGAAGTGCTGGCCTTGCGTCAGGAAGACATCAAGGTCAACGGTCATGCCATTGAGTGCCGTATCAACGCTGAAGACCCGCAAACCTTTGCCCCTTCACCCGGTAAGATCACGCGTTACCACGTGCCTGGTGGCCTCGGTGTACGGGTAGATTCACACATTTACGCCGATTACAGCGTACCGCCCTACTACGACTCCATGATCGGCAAGCTGATTGTCCACGGACAAGACCGCGAAACCGCCATCAACCGGATGCACGGCGCACTCAGCGAAATGGTCATCGAAGGCATCAAGACCAATATCCCGCTGCAAACCCGCATTATGGAAGATTCCACGTTCCGCGCCGGTGGCGCTGACATCCACTACCTCGAAAAAATGTTGGGCATGAAATGA